The Tachysurus fulvidraco isolate hzauxx_2018 chromosome 19, HZAU_PFXX_2.0, whole genome shotgun sequence genomic sequence TGGTTCATGTACGGTGGCAGCTGACTCATGAGGTGTCCAGGAGGAGGGGTTATAGGAGGAGGAACTGAGGATAAAGGTGGAGGAGGGGCTTGGCTGAAGACCTGTGCTGGATGCTGCATTGGATGACTAATTGggggtggaggaggtggaggccCGTAACGTTGTTGAGGTGGAGCCATCATGTGGTGTGGATGGGAAACTACAGGTTGCCCTGGATATTCTCCTGGATGGTGATGTGGTGGGGCATTCACAGGCTCACGGGAGGAAGAGCTTGCTGAATCGTCCTGAATGGGAACGGTGATGAGGTTGCTGTGCTTCCGTGTAGTCACCGTAGTAATGCGGAACGTCTCTTGAGCAAGAGAGCGTGGAGGCCCCATGTCAGTTGTAGGAGCCTGGCCAGGAGGGGGACGGAGGTCATCATGAGAGGGAGGAGGTGGCTGAGCGTAGGGGTCATGAGTGGCATGTGGCAGAGGTGGAGGGATGTGCACATGGGGTTTGGGCATGTGACTGGGAGGCACACGGAAACGGTCTGAAACTTCCGAGCTTGGAAGGTGGTGAGGATCAGAGCGGCCTGCTGAAGTCTTGCTCACCCTCATGTGGCGGTGGTTGATGTGGGCCTGCAAGTCTCTCTGCGAAAGGTAGGTGCGTTTACAGCCCTGGACGATGCTGCACATGAAGAGAGAACCACGCTGGCACTGTTCAATCCGCTGAACTGGGTCTGTACAGCTGTACATCGTCAAACTGAGAGGATAAAGAAGATGAATATGAATTAATGTTGCTcctgatatattttatttttactgcaaAAGTTTAGGAGAAATTTCCTCAAAACTTACCCTGGACACATTTTATCACCTTTCCTCTCATGAAGTAGTGCACATTCATAGcagaaaacatgtttacatGGAATctgtgaaaggaaaaaagagagagtctATAATGGCAGCTGTACaagaaatcaaacaaaaaactaccactggatgtgtttatttataccCAAAGCTTACCATGCGTCCATAAGTCTTAATGGGAAGACCACACTTATCACAAAAATGGACAGGAGTTTCGTCTTTTTCACCAATCAGATTAAGCtagaaaaataaaccaaattaaCACAGAAAGTAGTGGTTTTGTTCATTGTGGTATAATGTTAGTGAAATTGGTACAAAATAGATACATTAATAAAGAAACAGACATAGATCTTGAACCTTATAATCCCAAAACAATGGTTGAGGGTATCGCCTTGTGCTAGCATAAGCATCTCCAGCCTTTACCCCACAGTCAAACCTCTCCTCCTGCTTGTAGGCAAAGCTttctgtttagaaaaaaaaaacatcaccatTACTATTCTTAACATTACACATAGCCTGCATTGAACTAGGCAATAATTGGAAGGCTTCCGTGTGTTTATGATTGAAATATGTAAACCCTTACTTCTAGACTGTTTAGGGAGAAGCTTGATGGGTATCCTCCTTCTGACATCAGGACCTCCTAATGCCCCCTCTGTTCCCTGCATGTCACTgtctgcaaataaaaaaaacctgtttttaaatcatgtgAAGACAAAAATAGTAGGTTGTATGATACAGGCTGTTGTCTTTGCATTTCACAATAAATCACTCTGTTGAGGACCTACTTAGATACCTGGTGAAGCTAATGTGCACTCATGAACTGTTTGCGAAATTAGCATTATAAGAAAAATGCACCCTGAATGgcttgaatttttttctttaacgaTTAACGTGATTTTCCTGAAAGATTTAATCCGATTAATTAGCAGTCAGATCACTACAAGTTGAGTGTTTGCTGACAGAAATATGGTAAGAAAAGAAGCTCTTGCTATTATGAACAAACAGCAAATTATGACTGCAATCACTTATATTTGAGATGATAATTTGTGTCATGCTATTGTCACTGTACCAGCAATGTCCCCCTGTTAGCATTACAGCAACTAGCAAACTAACATAACAGCAACTAGCATAACAGCAACTAGCATAAAAACACTTCAAAATCATTTCAATACAaacatattaaatgtttttcgGGTGCAGTtccttttaaatgttatttctaaTCACATTAATCGGGTATACTCGATCTGTATTTCACCATATTTGAGAATATGTTTAAGAGcaagtaaatataaatgaaacaagAAACTCGCGCACCGATAACCCAGAATCAGTACACTTGATATACATAAGTAAATTGCACGAGGCGGGCCTATATAGGGGGCGTGGTCCACAGTGGCCACGCCCAAACACGTCTGTAACGTAGAACACCTAGCTAGCTAACAACCAGCAAAACGTAACACGGTAAGTATGTAAACACTacctattttttttcctgagccatgatttaaagtatttatttcataCCACCATAAATtcacaaaaactaaaaaataattttgtaatttACGAAAGCACGTTTCTACCCTTATCGTCTTTATCTGCTAGCTAATGCTAGTGCTAATGCTAACCTCAAGGCCGAATCATCCACAgtgcataaaaaaaatccaataaccGTGAACCAGATAAAATGATCTCCAGTCGCCCAAAACTACAAAAAACACACGCAGATTTCACACGCAGGCCCTGTATCGCTAACGTAACGTTGGTAAAAGTGCTCTGTTGCCAAAGGAAAACATGCAAAGGGTGAAGTTCCCTCCTTACCAATGGCATCCATAGCTGTGTGAAGCCGGAAGTCTTTCCTGCTTCCGGTTTGAATCTTTCAACGCAAAAGTCTCGATCAAGTGCTCGTTAAATACAGGAAACGTGATAgaatgcaacaacaaaaaatacaaacaattagAAACGTCTGATTTTGACAGCAAATGAGCCGAAACATGATTTCTCGCTTTTAACGACCATGCACATCTGTTGACTCACCAGCAGGACGCTAACATGGACGACAGCGAGGAAGCTGCGACAGGAACGTTTACATGCGAGTTGTGCGAGTTATCCAGTGTATACACCTTTTACGGGAGGAAACCACCAAACACCAGAGCAGTGGGGTAAGGATAATGTTAAAACCACACGATTATCTCTGTATAAAATGATTGATTTACAATTGTGGCCTGATCAGCCTTTCACCAATGAAGTttaaatcatacacacatacaggtttTACCACTATCTCTGTGTGCATACCTGTATTTATTCTtcttcagtaagcactttatcctgatAAGGTTTGGTGGATTCAGAGCCAGCTCAGAAACTCTTGATATCCAGTCCAATAAGTGcaccatgcaaacacacactgacacacacactggcacacactgactgacacacactggcacacactgactgacacacactgacacacacacactggcacataCACTGGcgcgcacacactgacacacagacacacacacaggcacacactgacacacacattcacagtcaACACAGTATAATTACCACactaatatacaaatattgCACATTAAGTGGAAATGTGTAGTATACATACCagtggagataaaaaaaaaataaaaaatagcagtAACAGTTGTATCCAGTTCGGGGTTCGTTAAATGGAGtagaatgaaatataaatattatttattaagcaATATACATAGTAATGACAAAATTACTAAAtgctatttttaataaatcaattaataatatttaataaaaataatattaaacttgtaaaaaaaattacaaatcatTTCAAAACCAATAATAAAAGTATCCAGTACAGGAAACAGGAGTACAATAATTAGTACACAGACCTACCTTGTTGGTGTTCTTTGTGGTGCACAGTTATGGTATTTGAGCTTGTTTTCCATGCACAAAGCCAGCTCATGGTTTCACTGTGCATACAGCTGTGCTACTGTGCAACAGATGAGATGGtgtcattcattttatacataTGGCAACTAATAAAATAGCCAATGATGGTCTCTGCAAAGTAGGTTTAAACACATAACCCATTGTACATGTCTGTGTCCTTGTTAAATGCTTGTCTACGCCCCTTTTTCTACAGGTTTTTGGAAGACTGCTATGGCATGCGTGATCCTTTCACTCCAAACAAGGACAAATTCCTTATATTGGGCTCCAAGTGCAGTTTGTGTAAGAAGACTGTATGTGTAGGCACGGTATGCTCAAAATAGCTTCTTTCACTGACATGGTTAGCTAGTACACTAAATTTATGTCCATTCAAATTGTATTACTTAAAGATTTTTTACAATTATCACTACCGTTTTATAATCTCATCTCATAATAGCGGTTTTTCAGAAAAAGACATTGATATCTTTTCCtatgtgtatgttttattcAGGCCTGCAGCATTTTCTACACCAAACGTTTCTGCTTACCATGTGTGAGGAAAAACTTGGAGCAGTTTCCGGAGCAGATTCGAATAGAAatagcaaagaaaaaaacagctcagAAAAGTTAATGTCAAGCAGAGACACTTAGATATGCTATGGCCAGAAGATAttattgacatttttttgtttgtatacaGTGTAAACTGAATATGTTTTTGCATATGGCCTAAACATTGATTTAGCCATTTTCTTTCTCACAAAAAAAGGAATCTGCTGAGAAGAGGATTCAACAACCTGATTTGATTCACGAGTCATAATTTCAGAAATTGTAAAAGCGAATTGTCCTGCATTTCTATCGAGAATGCCTCAGGAATTTACAATATGCTTAAGCAACATGCATAACACAGCTGAAATTCACAAACAATGAACAAAGGAAACTGAAGA encodes the following:
- the cbll1 gene encoding E3 ubiquitin-protein ligase Hakai isoform X2 — its product is MQGTEGALGGPDVRRRIPIKLLPKQSRKSFAYKQEERFDCGVKAGDAYASTRRYPQPLFWDYKLNLIGEKDETPVHFCDKCGLPIKTYGRMIPCKHVFCYECALLHERKGDKMCPGLTMYSCTDPVQRIEQCQRGSLFMCSIVQGCKRTYLSQRDLQAHINHRHMRVSKTSAGRSDPHHLPSSEVSDRFRVPPSHMPKPHVHIPPPLPHATHDPYAQPPPPSHDDLRPPPGQAPTTDMGPPRSLAQETFRITTVTTRKHSNLITVPIQDDSASSSSREPVNAPPHHHPGEYPGQPVVSHPHHMMAPPQQRYGPPPPPPPISHPMQHPAQVFSQAPPPPLSSVPPPITPPPGHLMSQLPPYMNHPPPGPPPQHGGPVNAPPPHHYNPQFSEDKGTLSPPFNQPGGLSPGMWPAPRGPPPPRMQGPPPQGQMPGPHHPDQGRYRPYYQ
- the cdpf1 gene encoding cysteine-rich DPF motif domain-containing protein 1 — protein: MDDSEEAATGTFTCELCELSSVYTFYGRKPPNTRAVGFLEDCYGMRDPFTPNKDKFLILGSKCSLCKKTVCVGTACSIFYTKRFCLPCVRKNLEQFPEQIRIEIAKKKTAQKS
- the cbll1 gene encoding E3 ubiquitin-protein ligase Hakai isoform X1, coding for MDAIDSDMQGTEGALGGPDVRRRIPIKLLPKQSRKSFAYKQEERFDCGVKAGDAYASTRRYPQPLFWDYKLNLIGEKDETPVHFCDKCGLPIKTYGRMIPCKHVFCYECALLHERKGDKMCPGLTMYSCTDPVQRIEQCQRGSLFMCSIVQGCKRTYLSQRDLQAHINHRHMRVSKTSAGRSDPHHLPSSEVSDRFRVPPSHMPKPHVHIPPPLPHATHDPYAQPPPPSHDDLRPPPGQAPTTDMGPPRSLAQETFRITTVTTRKHSNLITVPIQDDSASSSSREPVNAPPHHHPGEYPGQPVVSHPHHMMAPPQQRYGPPPPPPPISHPMQHPAQVFSQAPPPPLSSVPPPITPPPGHLMSQLPPYMNHPPPGPPPQHGGPVNAPPPHHYNPQFSEDKGTLSPPFNQPGGLSPGMWPAPRGPPPPRMQGPPPQGQMPGPHHPDQGRYRPYYQ